In Streptomyces seoulensis, the following are encoded in one genomic region:
- a CDS encoding asparagine synthase-related protein, which yields MRWLVGWSSTAARALGAETAGATGYEGETLRPVGSHLLWGDPDPLWAVGDWRPDEVRVVHADAQNRIAVLGICGASDEELRRGLFTARGGALRHLTAWPGSYTAVVQAGRRITVCGDLAGARPVFHAPWEGGTAYATAALPLADLTEANLDFGHLAALLAAPEVPAALRDTTPYEGVRRVAPGHALVLRAGAREIVGYEPVASLAVAAPPADPDRAVDAVRDALVEAVRVRLAAPRHVPGLDPGPVPGMGPAERRAARGMPVPGIGADLSGGPASGTLALLAAGLPGRPGTLLGHGTGAGERLLAVTFNDLAVGGREAELERAGALAANPRLHHVVVTGAEDTLPYADLDGPLTDEPGPSLVTAARHRARLAAGSADHFTGHGARQVLDAHPARLADLLLDRQRRHLVRPVAALTRADGSVLVPARVYGAARRLSRTPYRTGLEALAERLMRRRFDEPKGPVGASLAALTWARPGPAARWLTGEALAEVSVLLQTGADRAAGGPGQRPGEFRARTVLARHAADLRVLEQAAEVRSQRLHAPFLDNQVVRACRDLPEALRVKPGARAAVLRTVLEGAGVTDLPPGWGTPSHASSAAAARTGLRLAADSLVDLFDTPLLADAGLVEARVVRKAVREAAAGEPLPLDGLADLVSLELWLGRLLSRRGTCWTGTPARARAVPAGIAPQRGALRAGARPS from the coding sequence ATGCGGTGGTTGGTGGGTTGGAGCAGCACCGCCGCGCGCGCTCTCGGCGCCGAGACCGCGGGAGCCACCGGGTACGAGGGAGAGACCCTGCGCCCCGTCGGCTCCCATCTGCTGTGGGGCGACCCCGACCCGCTGTGGGCGGTGGGCGACTGGCGCCCCGACGAGGTCCGCGTGGTGCACGCCGACGCCCAGAACCGCATCGCCGTCCTCGGCATCTGCGGCGCCTCCGACGAGGAGCTGCGGCGCGGTCTGTTCACCGCGCGCGGTGGCGCCCTGCGCCATCTCACCGCCTGGCCGGGCAGCTACACCGCCGTCGTCCAGGCGGGCCGGCGCATCACCGTCTGCGGCGACCTCGCGGGCGCCCGCCCGGTGTTCCACGCTCCCTGGGAGGGCGGCACCGCCTACGCCACCGCGGCCCTCCCGCTCGCCGACCTCACCGAGGCGAACCTCGACTTCGGCCACCTCGCCGCCCTCCTCGCCGCCCCGGAGGTACCGGCCGCCCTGCGCGACACCACCCCCTACGAGGGCGTCCGCCGCGTCGCGCCCGGCCACGCGCTGGTGCTGCGCGCCGGAGCGCGCGAGATCGTCGGCTACGAGCCGGTCGCCTCCCTCGCCGTCGCCGCGCCTCCCGCCGACCCCGACCGCGCGGTGGACGCCGTACGCGACGCCCTGGTGGAAGCCGTACGGGTCCGCCTCGCCGCTCCCCGGCACGTCCCCGGACTCGACCCCGGCCCGGTGCCCGGCATGGGCCCGGCCGAACGGCGGGCGGCCCGCGGCATGCCGGTGCCCGGCATCGGCGCCGACCTCTCCGGCGGCCCTGCCTCCGGCACCCTGGCCCTGCTCGCCGCCGGGCTCCCCGGCCGGCCCGGCACCCTCCTCGGCCACGGCACCGGCGCGGGCGAGCGCCTCCTCGCCGTCACCTTCAACGACCTGGCCGTCGGCGGCCGCGAGGCCGAACTCGAACGGGCCGGAGCCCTCGCCGCCAACCCCCGCCTGCACCACGTGGTGGTCACCGGCGCCGAGGACACCCTCCCCTACGCCGACCTCGACGGCCCCCTCACCGACGAGCCCGGCCCCTCCCTGGTCACCGCCGCCCGGCACCGCGCCCGGCTCGCGGCGGGCAGCGCCGACCACTTCACCGGCCACGGCGCCCGCCAGGTGCTCGACGCCCACCCGGCCCGCCTGGCCGACCTGCTGCTGGACCGCCAGCGGCGCCATCTGGTCCGCCCGGTCGCCGCCCTCACCCGTGCCGACGGCTCGGTCCTCGTCCCCGCCCGGGTGTACGGCGCCGCCCGGCGGCTGTCCCGCACCCCGTACCGCACCGGTCTGGAGGCGCTGGCCGAGCGGCTGATGCGGCGCCGGTTCGACGAGCCCAAGGGGCCGGTCGGTGCCTCGCTCGCCGCGCTGACCTGGGCGAGACCCGGTCCGGCCGCCAGGTGGCTCACCGGGGAAGCACTGGCCGAAGTATCGGTTCTCCTGCAGACCGGCGCCGACCGGGCGGCCGGCGGCCCCGGCCAGAGACCCGGCGAGTTCCGCGCCCGTACCGTCCTCGCCCGGCACGCGGCCGATCTCCGCGTCCTCGAACAGGCCGCCGAGGTCCGCTCGCAGCGGCTGCACGCGCCCTTCCTCGACAACCAGGTCGTCCGCGCCTGCCGCGACCTCCCCGAAGCCCTGCGGGTCAAGCCCGGCGCCCGCGCCGCCGTACTGCGCACGGTGCTGGAGGGCGCCGGGGTCACCGACCTGCCGCCCGGCTGGGGCACCCCGTCCCACGCGTCCTCGGCCGCCGCCGCCCGCACCGGCCTGCGGCTGGCCGCCGACTCCCTGGTCGACCTCTTCGACACCCCGCTGCTCGCGGACGCCGGGCTGGTCGAGGCCCGCGTGGTCCGCAAGGCGGTCCGGGAGGCCGCCGCCGGCGAACCCCTCCCGCTGGACGGCCTCGCCGACCTCGTCTCCCTGGAACTCTGGCTCGGCCGGCTCCTGTCCCGCCGCGGCACCTGCTGGACCGGCACCCCGGCCCGCGCCCGCGCCGTCCCGGCCGGCATCGCCCCACAGCGGGGCGCCCTGCGAGCCGGAGCCCGCCCAAGCTGA
- the lhgO gene encoding L-2-hydroxyglutarate oxidase, which produces MVQVRADAYDCDVLVVGGGIVGLSTAYALTRAAPGTRVTVLEKEPGPARHQTGRNSGVVHSGIYYRPGSLKARYAVRGAAEMIKFCAEYGIDHSVTGKLIVATDRAELPRLHALVQRGRENGIPVRELGAAQIAEYEPEVRGLAAIHVGTTGVCDFTAVARQLARASGAEIRYGSRVVRVDRRPDRGVAVLTSAGQVVRARVLVNCAGLYCDELARLTGDEPGVRIVPFRGEYYELARPELVRGLVYPVPDPAFPFLGVHLTKGLDGGVHVGPNAVPALAREGYGWGVVRPRELASTATWPGAWALARKHWRYGAGELRRSLSKPAFLDAVRRMVPGVEERDLVRAPAGVRAQAVTRDGTLVDDFLIREGARAVHVLNAPSPAATASLPIGREVGRRTLEMLRAL; this is translated from the coding sequence GTGGTGCAAGTGCGGGCGGACGCGTACGACTGCGATGTGCTGGTGGTCGGTGGCGGCATCGTCGGGCTGTCGACGGCGTACGCCCTGACGCGCGCCGCGCCCGGCACGCGGGTCACCGTGCTGGAGAAGGAGCCGGGACCGGCCCGCCACCAGACGGGCCGCAACAGCGGGGTCGTGCACAGCGGCATCTACTACCGGCCGGGCTCGCTCAAGGCGCGGTACGCGGTGCGCGGCGCCGCCGAGATGATCAAGTTCTGCGCGGAGTACGGCATCGACCACTCCGTCACCGGCAAGCTGATCGTCGCCACCGACCGCGCCGAGCTGCCCCGGCTGCACGCCCTGGTGCAGCGCGGCCGGGAGAACGGCATCCCGGTCCGCGAGCTGGGCGCCGCCCAGATCGCCGAATACGAGCCCGAGGTGCGCGGCCTGGCCGCGATCCACGTCGGCACGACCGGCGTCTGCGACTTCACCGCCGTCGCCCGGCAGCTGGCCCGCGCCTCCGGCGCCGAGATCCGGTACGGCTCCCGGGTCGTCCGGGTGGACCGGCGCCCCGACCGGGGCGTGGCGGTGCTGACCTCGGCCGGCCAGGTGGTCCGCGCCCGCGTCCTGGTCAACTGCGCGGGCCTGTACTGCGACGAGCTGGCCCGCCTCACCGGGGACGAGCCGGGGGTGCGGATCGTGCCGTTCCGGGGCGAGTACTACGAGCTGGCCCGACCCGAGCTGGTGCGCGGACTGGTCTACCCGGTGCCCGACCCGGCGTTCCCCTTCCTCGGCGTCCACCTGACCAAGGGCCTCGACGGCGGGGTCCACGTCGGCCCCAACGCCGTCCCGGCGCTCGCCCGCGAGGGGTACGGCTGGGGCGTGGTCCGCCCGCGCGAGCTGGCCTCCACGGCCACCTGGCCCGGCGCCTGGGCCCTGGCCCGCAAGCACTGGCGCTACGGCGCGGGCGAGCTGCGCCGCTCGCTGTCCAAGCCCGCCTTCCTGGACGCGGTCCGCCGTATGGTGCCCGGTGTGGAGGAGCGGGATCTGGTCCGCGCCCCGGCCGGCGTCCGCGCCCAGGCGGTCACCCGCGACGGCACCCTGGTCGACGACTTCCTCATCCGCGAGGGCGCCCGCGCGGTGCATGTCCTCAACGCCCCGTCCCCGGCGGCGACGGCTTCTCTGCCGATCGGCCGCGAGGTCGGCCGGCGGACACTGGAGATGCTGCGGGCCCTGTGA
- the trmB gene encoding tRNA (guanosine(46)-N7)-methyltransferase TrmB: protein MSDSVNTPEAIRPAEAGPSARTSRSKGEPRFPDGPRPDPAGSHFERRIRSFQPRRSRVTTGQADALERLWPQWGLDIDGQRVIDLAELFGNPNPVVLEIGFGMGEATAQMAAADPDTNILAVDVHTPGQGNLLNLAEQGGLTNIRVGNGDAIILLREMLTPDSLDGLRVYFPDPWPKKRHHKRRLIQPEFLTLAATRLAPGATVHCATDWEPYAEQMLEVLDAHPAFENTSPGSGYAPRPAFRPLTRFEGQGLDKGHVVNDLLFRRVPDTNP from the coding sequence GTGTCTGACTCCGTGAACACCCCCGAAGCCATCCGGCCCGCCGAGGCCGGGCCGTCCGCGCGCACCTCGCGGAGCAAGGGCGAGCCCCGGTTCCCGGACGGGCCGCGGCCCGACCCCGCCGGATCGCACTTCGAGCGGCGCATCCGCAGCTTCCAGCCCCGGCGCAGCCGGGTCACCACCGGGCAGGCCGACGCGCTTGAGCGGCTGTGGCCGCAGTGGGGGCTGGACATCGACGGACAGCGGGTCATCGACCTCGCGGAGCTGTTCGGAAACCCGAACCCCGTCGTCCTGGAGATCGGCTTCGGCATGGGCGAGGCCACCGCGCAGATGGCGGCGGCCGACCCGGACACCAACATCCTCGCCGTCGACGTGCACACCCCCGGCCAGGGCAACCTGCTCAACCTCGCCGAGCAGGGCGGCCTGACCAACATCCGGGTCGGCAACGGCGACGCGATCATCCTGCTGCGCGAGATGCTCACCCCCGACTCCCTCGACGGGCTCCGCGTCTACTTCCCCGACCCCTGGCCGAAGAAGCGGCACCACAAGCGGCGGCTGATCCAGCCCGAGTTCCTCACCCTCGCCGCGACCCGGCTGGCGCCCGGCGCGACCGTGCACTGCGCGACGGACTGGGAGCCGTACGCCGAGCAGATGCTGGAGGTGCTGGACGCGCACCCCGCCTTCGAGAACACCAGCCCCGGGAGCGGCTACGCCCCGCGCCCCGCGTTCCGCCCGCTGACCCGCTTCGAGGGCCAGGGCCTGGACAAGGGCCACGTGGTGAACGACCTGCTCTTCCGCCGCGTACCGGACACCAACCCGTAG
- a CDS encoding PrsW family intramembrane metalloprotease yields the protein MAISSPSYPPHTDGPRPVWWRREWVRHGALAGLLALSGLVILALVRRQTGTEGFLVGLGLAVVPVPWLIAAFRWLDRVRPGPWRNLLFAFAWGACAAALIAIVANSFATHWIATATADPSGADTLGATVIAPVVEESAKAAAVLLVFVFRRRDFTGPVGGAAIAGVTATGFAFTENILYLGNAFGTDQSIGTSGIVSVTAATFFVRGVMSPFAHPLFTVFTGIGFGLAALPRRRRRPVLRVLLPLGGLLLAMGMHALWNGSAAFGQFGFLVVYGGFMAPAFGLLAWLLIRARQRELRVAREELPVYVYAGWLAPAEPFALGSLRARRLARDHARRFLGGRPAARAVVHYETTATELALLRHRARAGRVGPDFSAREHELLTALWQTRAASRPALEYAAHATSPPPAPVTYWQRYGHPAPPYAGYNPYRT from the coding sequence GTGGCCATCAGTTCTCCGTCGTACCCGCCCCACACCGACGGCCCCCGGCCGGTCTGGTGGCGGCGGGAGTGGGTGCGGCACGGGGCGCTGGCCGGGCTGCTGGCGCTGTCCGGGCTGGTGATCCTGGCGCTGGTGCGGCGGCAGACCGGCACGGAGGGGTTCCTCGTCGGGCTGGGGCTGGCCGTGGTGCCGGTGCCCTGGCTGATAGCCGCGTTCCGCTGGCTGGACCGAGTACGGCCCGGACCCTGGCGGAACCTGCTGTTCGCGTTCGCCTGGGGTGCCTGCGCGGCGGCGCTGATCGCCATCGTCGCCAACAGCTTCGCCACCCACTGGATCGCCACCGCGACCGCCGACCCCTCCGGCGCGGACACGCTCGGCGCGACGGTGATCGCGCCGGTGGTGGAGGAGTCAGCGAAGGCCGCCGCCGTCCTGCTGGTGTTCGTCTTCCGCAGACGGGACTTCACCGGGCCGGTCGGGGGCGCGGCGATAGCCGGGGTGACCGCGACGGGGTTCGCGTTCACCGAGAACATCCTCTACCTGGGCAACGCCTTCGGCACCGACCAGTCCATCGGCACCTCGGGCATCGTCTCGGTGACCGCCGCGACGTTCTTCGTGCGCGGGGTGATGTCGCCCTTCGCGCATCCCCTGTTCACCGTGTTCACCGGCATCGGCTTCGGCCTGGCCGCCCTGCCCCGCAGGCGCCGGCGCCCGGTACTGCGGGTGCTCCTCCCGCTGGGCGGCCTGCTGCTCGCCATGGGCATGCACGCCCTGTGGAACGGCTCGGCCGCCTTCGGCCAGTTCGGCTTCCTCGTCGTCTACGGCGGCTTCATGGCCCCGGCGTTCGGCTTGCTGGCCTGGCTGCTGATCCGCGCCCGGCAGCGCGAACTCCGCGTGGCCCGCGAGGAACTCCCCGTCTACGTCTACGCCGGCTGGCTGGCCCCCGCCGAACCCTTCGCCCTCGGCTCACTGCGCGCCCGCCGCCTGGCCCGCGACCACGCCCGCCGCTTCCTCGGCGGCCGCCCGGCCGCCCGCGCGGTGGTCCACTACGAGACCACCGCCACGGAACTGGCCCTCCTCCGCCACCGCGCCCGCGCCGGCCGCGTCGGCCCGGACTTCTCCGCCCGCGAGCACGAACTCCTCACGGCCCTCTGGCAGACCAGGGCCGCCTCCCGCCCGGCCCTGGAATACGCGGCCCACGCAACGTCCCCACCCCCGGCCCCGGTGACCTACTGGCAACGCTACGGCCACCCGGCACCCCCGTACGCGGGCTACAACCCGTACCGCACATAG
- a CDS encoding aldo/keto reductase produces MTASLRKLGSSSIEVFPLALGGNVFGWTADRDTSFAVLDAYRFAGGNFIDTADSYSAWVEGNQGGESETILGEWVRARGVRDQVVIATKVSQHPDFKGLGAANIKAAADASLRRLGTDHIDLYYTHFDQPEVPVEEIIGALDELVRAGKVRYIGASNISAERLKESLEFSERAGLARYVALQPHYNLVSRDTYEGPLQDVAAREGLSAVPYFALASGFLTGKYRAGVKVESARAGSVAKHLDSERGQKVLAALDEVASAHDTAVATVALAWLAAQPTVAAPIASARTVDQLPALVDVAELRLTGAELELLTEASA; encoded by the coding sequence ATGACTGCTTCTCTGCGCAAGCTCGGCTCCTCCTCCATTGAGGTCTTCCCGCTCGCCCTCGGCGGCAACGTCTTCGGCTGGACCGCCGACCGGGACACGTCCTTCGCCGTCCTCGACGCGTACCGTTTTGCGGGCGGCAACTTCATCGACACCGCGGACTCCTACTCGGCCTGGGTCGAGGGCAACCAGGGCGGGGAGTCCGAGACGATCCTCGGTGAGTGGGTGCGGGCGCGGGGGGTCCGCGACCAGGTCGTCATCGCCACCAAGGTCAGCCAGCATCCCGACTTCAAGGGCCTCGGGGCCGCGAACATCAAGGCCGCCGCCGACGCCTCCCTGCGCCGTCTCGGTACCGATCACATCGACCTCTACTACACCCACTTCGACCAGCCCGAGGTGCCCGTCGAGGAGATCATCGGGGCGCTGGACGAGCTGGTGCGGGCGGGGAAGGTGCGGTACATCGGCGCGTCCAACATCAGTGCCGAGCGGCTGAAGGAGTCGCTGGAGTTCTCCGAGCGGGCGGGGCTGGCGCGGTACGTGGCGCTCCAGCCGCACTACAACCTCGTCTCGCGCGACACCTACGAGGGGCCGTTGCAGGATGTGGCCGCTCGGGAGGGGCTGTCGGCCGTGCCGTACTTCGCGCTGGCGTCCGGGTTCCTGACCGGGAAGTACCGGGCGGGAGTGAAGGTGGAGAGTGCGCGGGCCGGGTCCGTGGCGAAGCATCTTGATTCCGAGCGGGGTCAGAAGGTGCTGGCCGCGCTGGACGAGGTGGCCTCGGCTCATGACACCGCCGTGGCCACGGTCGCGCTGGCGTGGCTCGCTGCTCAGCCGACTGTCGCCGCACCGATTGCTTCCGCGCGGACTGTGGATCAGCTTCCGGCGCTGGTGGATGTGGCGGAGCTGCGGCTGACGGGGGCGGAGCTGGAGTTGCTGACGGAGGCCTCCGCCTGA
- a CDS encoding M23 family metallopeptidase: MASNRPAPQAPFAPDASEPFAYGAPRADDGPWEEWNPTEESVALEPAVRGRHRVAKQRGGGLARSSTVLGVGVIAAVGAGGMASANTGKPPVSIALPDLPSVDSLIDGHHDTAPPAASLAGVATATAAVASDDSTADAGEALRSRIMAQAERQQSKADSRATAAAVAKADQQAAEAAAKAAKEASVKAAAAKEKAEADAEKKAEAARLATLAKQYTLPTSSYTITSTFGQAGSMWSSGYHTGLDFAAPTGTLIKAIHSGTVTEAGWAGAYGYRTILTLDDGTELWFCHQSSISVSAGQKVSTGEVIGRVGATGNVTGPHLHLEVHPGGQPTGIDPGAWLRGKGLTP; the protein is encoded by the coding sequence GTGGCGTCCAACCGGCCTGCCCCACAAGCCCCGTTCGCGCCGGACGCGAGTGAGCCCTTTGCCTACGGTGCCCCCCGTGCCGACGACGGCCCGTGGGAGGAGTGGAACCCCACCGAGGAGTCCGTCGCCCTGGAGCCCGCCGTACGCGGCCGGCACCGGGTGGCCAAGCAGCGCGGCGGCGGACTCGCCCGCAGCTCCACCGTCCTCGGCGTCGGTGTCATCGCCGCCGTGGGCGCCGGTGGCATGGCGAGCGCCAACACCGGCAAGCCGCCCGTCTCCATCGCGCTGCCCGACCTGCCCTCCGTGGACTCCCTGATCGACGGGCACCACGACACGGCCCCGCCCGCCGCCTCCCTCGCCGGTGTCGCCACCGCCACGGCCGCCGTCGCGAGCGACGACTCCACCGCCGACGCGGGCGAGGCGCTGCGCAGCCGGATCATGGCCCAGGCCGAGCGGCAGCAGAGCAAGGCCGACAGCCGGGCCACCGCGGCCGCCGTCGCCAAGGCCGACCAGCAGGCCGCAGAGGCCGCCGCCAAGGCCGCGAAGGAAGCCTCCGTGAAGGCCGCCGCGGCCAAGGAGAAGGCGGAGGCCGACGCCGAGAAGAAGGCGGAGGCGGCCCGGCTCGCCACGCTGGCCAAGCAGTACACGCTGCCGACCTCCTCGTACACGATCACCTCGACCTTCGGGCAGGCCGGCTCGATGTGGTCCTCCGGGTACCACACCGGGCTCGACTTCGCCGCGCCCACCGGGACACTGATCAAGGCGATCCACAGCGGCACGGTCACCGAGGCGGGCTGGGCCGGGGCGTACGGCTACCGCACGATCCTCACCCTGGACGACGGCACCGAGCTGTGGTTCTGCCACCAGTCCTCGATCAGCGTCAGCGCCGGGCAGAAGGTCTCCACCGGCGAGGTCATCGGCCGCGTCGGCGCCACCGGCAACGTCACCGGGCCGCACCTCCACCTGGAGGTCCACCCCGGCGGGCAGCCCACCGGAATCGACCCCGGCGCGTGGCTGCGGGGCAAGGGGCTCACCCCCTGA